One window of Curtobacterium sp. 458 genomic DNA carries:
- a CDS encoding ABC transporter ATP-binding protein codes for MSRAAAIELTDVALHRGDRCVVAGLHATFRAGAVTALTGPNGSGKSTVLDAIAGLVPWSAGRVAGLPTDVAYVPQSVPPGALPLTVRDAVSMGRWRARPWWRPATRRDRSVVEAQLERLAVADLAHRSFDELSGGQRQRVLVALGFAQEASVLLVDEPTAGVDAASAALVVAALADEAAAGAVVIHAAHDPVAVAAADGVVALGQPSAAPACS; via the coding sequence AACTGACCGACGTCGCCCTGCACCGAGGTGACCGCTGTGTCGTCGCCGGACTGCACGCGACCTTCCGGGCTGGTGCCGTCACGGCGCTCACCGGACCCAACGGGTCGGGCAAGTCCACCGTGCTCGACGCGATCGCCGGACTGGTGCCGTGGTCCGCCGGGCGGGTGGCGGGCCTCCCGACCGACGTCGCGTACGTGCCGCAGTCCGTCCCGCCCGGCGCGCTCCCGCTGACCGTGCGCGACGCCGTGTCGATGGGGCGGTGGCGGGCCCGGCCCTGGTGGCGCCCGGCCACGCGGCGTGACCGCTCGGTCGTCGAGGCCCAGCTCGAGCGCCTGGCCGTGGCCGACCTCGCGCACCGTTCGTTCGACGAGCTCTCCGGCGGGCAGCGGCAGCGTGTGCTCGTCGCGCTCGGGTTCGCCCAGGAGGCGTCGGTGCTGCTGGTCGACGAGCCCACCGCGGGCGTCGACGCGGCTTCTGCAGCGCTCGTCGTCGCGGCGCTGGCGGACGAGGCCGCCGCCGGTGCGGTCGTCATCCACGCGGCGCACGACCCGGTCGCCGTGGCAGCCGCGGACGGCGTGGTCGCGCTCGGTCAGCCCTCCGCCGCGCCGGCCTGTTCGTAG